In Cydia fagiglandana chromosome 3, ilCydFagi1.1, whole genome shotgun sequence, the following are encoded in one genomic region:
- the LOC134680001 gene encoding ankyrin repeat domain-containing protein 49-like, giving the protein MSDSEESDVFNEEPIRSFHDIHDEIERCKKNPATSGMFVSGWDDADEGVEEVKDPKANPVDHVLWAAENADIAALKELLAAQPDLVNAKDSNLYTPLHRAAYGNHVTTITYLLSVGAKLDAKTEFGWTPLHSAANWNNYWVVARLLAAGANPAAVSEGDQTPLHLAAAKSHSKSTIITLLFQENSVQVAQMVNNVGEKPEELARGHGIYAPLFEMVMPAASYIKSIGFTCNPYLRMEKLSEPE; this is encoded by the exons ATGTCAGACTCTGAAGAATCAGATGTGTTTAATGAAGAGCCTATCAGGTCATTTCATGATATTCACGACGAAATAGAAAGATGCAAGAAAAACCCGGCAACTTCGGGTATGTTTGTGTCTGGCTGGGATGATGCAGACGAGGGCGTGGAGGAAGTAAAGGATCCTAAAG CTAACCCTGTAGACCATGTTCTATGGGCTGCTGAAAATGCTGACATTGCAGCTCTCAAAGAACTATTGGCTGCTCAACCAGATCTAGTCAACGCTAAAGACAGCAATCTGTACACACCTCTTCACCGTGCTGCTTACGGAAACCATGTGACTACCATAACATATCTGTTGAGTGTTGGCGCTAAGTTGGATGCTAAAACTGAGTTTGGCTGGACACCTCTGCATTCTGCTGCCAACTGGAATAACTACTGGGTTGTTGCGAGACTACTAGCAGCTGGTGCCAACCCAGCTGCAGTGTCTGAGGGAG ACCAAACACCACTACATTTAGCAGCAGCAAAAAGTCACAGTAAATCTACCATTATCACATTGCTCTTTCAAGAAAACAGTGTGCAGGTGGCTCAGATGGTTAATAATGTCGGAGAAAAACCTGAAGAACTAGCTCGTGGGCATGGAATATATGCTCCACTATTTGAAATGGTAATGCCTGCTGCTTCTTACATTAAGTCAATTGGATTCACTTGCAATCCATATTTAAGAATGGAAAAACTATCAGAACCCGAGTGA